In a single window of the Streptacidiphilus sp. P02-A3a genome:
- a CDS encoding AMP-binding protein gives MLAVLKTGAAYLPLDLDHPRERLAPMLRDAAPALVLTADNHRPRPATAHPTLSLTDPP, from the coding sequence ATGCTGGCCGTCCTCAAGACCGGCGCGGCCTACCTGCCCCTGGACCTGGACCACCCCCGCGAACGCCTCGCCCCAATGCTGCGCGACGCGGCCCCGGCCCTGGTCCTGACCGCCGACAACCACCGTCCCCGACCTGCCACCGCACACCCCACCCTCTCCCTCACCGACCCGCCGTGA